AACTGAAAACAGCAAGCAGGGATAGTTTATAGCAGTTCATCAGGGGGCGGAGGCAGTATTTTGTCTAGGTCGTGATGAACCAGATCTGGAGGAGTAGGAAAGTGATAAGATTGAGTCTCTAGTTCAGGGGAAAGTGACTTGACCTCCTCAGAGGTGTGGTCTTGCTGGACTTTGAAACATTCCGGGGCAGGTGGCAAACtgagggaggcaagaggaggtggaggaaatgaCTCTTGGTCGTCAGAGTTGGCCCTCTGGACCTGGTTGGAATCCCCCGGGGGCAGTGGCAGATCAAAGGTGTCAGACTGAAGGAGTAAAGTGGGTGGCTCGCATTCCTGGTTCAGTGTTTCCAAATCAacaagaggtggagggggtggtggtagaTCTGGATCATTCAGCGGACAAGCTGGACTGCCAACTTCTAAGTCATCAGTGCTGTCCGACGTAGGGTCTGTTGGGTCGTGCATTTCATCTTCAGTCAGGTAATTTGATGATTCCGTGTTTTCTCTTGATTCAAACAACTTAATATCTAAGTCATCTGCTAGTAGAGTGTTTTTGCTCAGCTTCCAAGGTAATGAAATAATGGAGGTGCGTTTTGtgatttcctcattttctctAATATTATCCATATAGATGTCAGGGGTGTCACCATCTGCAAATGGAGAACGACCAGCCCAGTTCTGGTCATTTCGTTTTGGTTTTTTCCAGCATTTCCATagaacaattactattataagtAGCATCATAGCAGTCAAAATGATCCCAATTAACAGCGCAGCTGCTGAATTTGCATTAGAGTACCGGGACTCAGTTTGAGAACCCACTTTACTGTTAGCTTCCGAAAGAAACGGGGGAAACCTATCCCTTGGCGACGTAGAGGAAATCGAAGTAGGGCGTTGCGTTGGCTGGCGGGAAGGGGCCGTGGACAGTTGGGTTGTCTGACTGGAAGGGGCGGGTTGCGTTGTCCGGCTGGAAGGGGCCTCGGCCGGTTGGGTCGGCCGGCTGGAAGGGGCCTCGGCCGGATGTGTCGGCTGGCTGGAAGCGTCCTTGACCGGTTGAGTTGGCTGGATAGGAGGCACCCTGCTCGGTTGGGTCGGCTGGCCGGAAGGGACCCAAGTCGGTTGGGTCGACTGGCTGGAAAGGGATCCGTTCAGTTGGGTTGACTGGTTGGAGGGGACTTCGGCCGGTTGGGTTGACTGGTTGGAAGGGACTTCGACCGGTTGGGTTGACTGATTGGAAGGGACCCCGGCCGGTTGGGTTGGCTTGTTGGAAGAGACCCCGGCCAGTTGGGTTGGATTGTTGGAAGAGACCCCGGCCAGTTGGGTTGGCTTGTTGGAAGAGACCCCGGCCAGTTGGGTTGGCTTGTTGGAAGAGGCCCCGGCCAGTTGGGTTGGCTTGTTGGAAGAGGCCCCGGCCAGTTGGGTTGGCTTGTTGGAAGAGGCCCCGGCCAGTTGGGTTGGCTTGTTGGAAGAGACCCCGGCCAGTTGGGTTGGCTTGTTGGAAGAGACCCCGGCCAGTTGGGTTGGCTTGTTGGAAAGGACTTCGGCAGGTTGGGTTGGCTGGTTGGAAGGGACTCTGGCCGGTTGGGTTGGCTGGCTGGATGATTTTTCTGTGGCATTTTCCCTGTCACCTGAGGTCCCCGTTATCGTTGAAACA
This region of Ornithorhynchus anatinus isolate Pmale09 chromosome 17, mOrnAna1.pri.v4, whole genome shotgun sequence genomic DNA includes:
- the EVI2B gene encoding protein EVI2B — protein: MSIKYFIVIFFCGNVGHSFQTASMSTLPTIFVSTITGTSGDRENATEKSSSQPTQPARVPSNQPTQPAEVLSNKPTQLAGVSSNKPTQLAGVSSNKPTQLAGASSNKPTQLAGASSNKPTQLAGASSNKPTQLAGVSSNKPTQLAGVSSNNPTQLAGVSSNKPTQPAGVPSNQSTQPVEVPSNQSTQPAEVPSNQSTQLNGSLSSQSTQPTWVPSGQPTQPSRVPPIQPTQPVKDASSQPTHPAEAPSSRPTQPAEAPSSRTTQPAPSSQTTQLSTAPSRQPTQRPTSISSTSPRDRFPPFLSEANSKVGSQTESRYSNANSAAALLIGIILTAMMLLIIVIVLWKCWKKPKRNDQNWAGRSPFADGDTPDIYMDNIRENEEITKRTSIISLPWKLSKNTLLADDLDIKLFESRENTESSNYLTEDEMHDPTDPTSDSTDDLEVGSPACPLNDPDLPPPPPPLVDLETLNQECEPPTLLLQSDTFDLPLPPGDSNQVQRANSDDQESFPPPPLASLSLPPAPECFKVQQDHTSEEVKSLSPELETQSYHFPTPPDLVHHDLDKILPPPPDELL